The following coding sequences lie in one Euzebyales bacterium genomic window:
- a CDS encoding acyl-CoA thioesterase gives MTAGTPRASEVVFARPMEITDSNALGKVHGGVVMRAVDSAAGTAAARHCGTVCVTAAIDGLSFLEPVDVGDILIVQARVNDVGRTSLEVGVKVEAEPWHGGQRRHTTSAYLLMVSLDADGRPTKVPPLHPETADDRRRQEQARIRRELRNERLRRLNAYGNDDTPADDNWRGDDGRHDEAAADASRRAG, from the coding sequence GTGACCGCCGGTACCCCACGCGCCAGCGAGGTCGTCTTCGCCCGACCCATGGAGATCACCGACTCCAACGCGCTGGGCAAGGTCCACGGCGGTGTGGTCATGCGGGCCGTGGACTCCGCCGCGGGCACCGCGGCCGCACGGCACTGCGGGACGGTCTGCGTCACGGCGGCGATCGACGGCCTGTCGTTCCTCGAGCCGGTCGACGTCGGTGACATCCTGATCGTCCAGGCGCGCGTCAACGATGTCGGCCGGACCTCGTTGGAGGTCGGCGTCAAGGTCGAGGCCGAGCCGTGGCACGGAGGGCAGCGCCGGCACACGACCAGCGCCTACCTGCTGATGGTGTCGTTGGATGCCGATGGTCGACCGACCAAGGTCCCGCCGCTGCATCCCGAGACGGCCGACGACCGGCGGCGGCAGGAGCAGGCCCGGATCCGGCGTGAGCTGCGCAACGAGCGGCTGCGCCGTCTCAACGCGTACGGCAACGACGACACCCCGGCCGACGACAACTGGCGCGGTGATGACGGTCGACACGACGAGGCCGCGGCGGACGCGTCGCGACGCGCGGGGTGA
- a CDS encoding glycosyltransferase family 2 protein produces the protein MPVTGDPVTQRSEGVPASFVDDGGDGTAGADWPHVSVVMAVRNEARHLRDAVTSVLAQGYPGPLDVTIAVGPSDDATEDVLADLARDERVLAVGNPAGLTSAGLNAAIAASTGPVVARVDGHAVIPPGYLRRAVELLRETGADNVGGVMAAEGVTRFEQAVAAAMSSRFGTGDARFHYGGAAGPADTVYLGVFRRSALERVGGFDETLVRTQDSELNLRIRRTGGMVWFSPELRVRYRPRGSLRALSRQYFEYGRWRRVVARRHQGSLRWRQMVAPGTVVACAGGAIVGVTGRWWGWLPLVGYGAGIATATTVVGRRVPPGVMARLPGVFTAMHVAWGIGFLTSPRQLGGPPAPDGRPHGDTAR, from the coding sequence ATGCCGGTCACAGGCGATCCGGTGACCCAGCGGTCCGAGGGCGTCCCGGCGTCCTTCGTCGACGACGGTGGGGATGGCACGGCGGGCGCCGACTGGCCACACGTCTCGGTGGTCATGGCGGTGCGCAACGAAGCGCGGCACCTGCGCGACGCAGTCACCTCGGTGCTGGCGCAGGGCTACCCCGGTCCGCTCGACGTGACCATCGCCGTCGGCCCGTCCGATGATGCGACGGAGGACGTACTGGCCGACCTCGCGCGGGACGAGCGGGTGTTGGCGGTCGGCAATCCCGCGGGTTTGACGTCCGCCGGCCTCAATGCCGCGATCGCCGCCTCGACCGGGCCGGTGGTGGCGCGCGTCGACGGGCACGCCGTCATCCCGCCGGGCTACCTGCGTCGGGCCGTGGAGCTGCTGCGCGAGACCGGTGCCGACAACGTCGGCGGCGTGATGGCGGCCGAAGGCGTCACCCGCTTCGAACAGGCTGTGGCCGCCGCCATGTCGTCACGGTTCGGTACGGGCGATGCGCGGTTCCACTACGGGGGCGCCGCCGGCCCGGCGGACACCGTCTATCTGGGGGTCTTCCGGCGATCGGCGCTCGAGCGGGTCGGTGGGTTCGACGAGACGCTCGTGCGCACGCAGGACAGCGAGCTCAACCTGCGGATCCGCCGGACGGGCGGCATGGTGTGGTTCTCACCCGAGCTGCGCGTGCGCTACCGCCCGCGCGGCTCGCTGCGGGCGTTGAGCCGCCAGTACTTCGAGTACGGACGGTGGCGACGGGTCGTCGCCCGTCGACACCAGGGATCGCTGCGCTGGCGGCAGATGGTGGCACCCGGCACGGTCGTGGCCTGTGCAGGCGGTGCGATCGTCGGTGTCACGGGTCGGTGGTGGGGCTGGTTGCCCCTCGTCGGCTACGGTGCCGGCATCGCGACTGCCACGACGGTGGTTGGACGCCGGGTCCCGCCAGGGGTGATGGCGCGGCTGCCCGGGGTGTTCACCGCGATGCACGTGGCGTGGGGCATCGGCTTCCTCACGAGCCCACGCCAGCTCGGCGGGCCGCCGGCGCCGGATGGGCGGCCGCACGGTGACACCGCCCGGTGA
- a CDS encoding ABC transporter ATP-binding protein, whose translation MADADVAQAVTDADAAVEQWTEAEIARRHRLVADQAITFGPPTPSRAQLRTWKRQLQSVEERLTVVVDDVHITYRVYEDRRRPKARDRFAGRGSREFREIHAVRGVSFEARAGESVGIIGRNGSGKSTLLMGMAGLLPVDGGRILAHSQPSLLGVGAVLQPWLSGRRNIVIGTLALGMSKQEAEAAVDEITEFAGLEEAIDLPMRTYSSGMKARLQFSIATSVKPEILLIDEALSVGDEVFKRRSDERIRELQDAAGTIFVVSHGLEGLVDTCTRVIWLEKGQLVADGDPRTVVDRYRTEMASEIRRDKKRRGKGRGARGNGGGGRGQGRNGRGGGQRGNRRGGGQGSNDQNGAQAGARQDTGGRAGDEQGGDVAQPAVDGAAGGAPEGGRGA comes from the coding sequence GTGGCTGACGCGGACGTGGCGCAGGCGGTCACCGACGCCGACGCGGCGGTCGAGCAGTGGACCGAGGCCGAGATCGCGCGGCGACACCGGCTCGTCGCCGACCAGGCGATCACGTTCGGGCCACCGACACCGAGCCGGGCGCAGCTGCGGACGTGGAAGCGTCAACTGCAGAGCGTCGAGGAGCGGCTGACCGTCGTCGTCGACGACGTCCACATCACGTACAGGGTCTATGAGGACCGTCGTCGGCCGAAGGCCCGCGACCGATTCGCCGGCAGGGGGTCGCGCGAGTTCCGCGAGATCCACGCCGTGCGCGGCGTGTCGTTCGAGGCCCGCGCCGGCGAGTCGGTCGGCATCATCGGCCGCAACGGCTCCGGCAAGAGCACCCTGCTCATGGGCATGGCCGGTCTGCTGCCCGTCGACGGCGGGCGCATCCTCGCGCACAGCCAGCCGTCCCTGCTCGGCGTCGGCGCCGTGCTGCAGCCGTGGCTGTCCGGACGGCGGAACATCGTCATCGGCACGCTGGCGCTCGGCATGTCCAAGCAGGAGGCCGAGGCGGCGGTCGACGAGATCACCGAGTTCGCCGGCCTCGAGGAAGCCATCGACCTGCCGATGCGCACCTACTCGTCGGGGATGAAGGCCCGGCTGCAGTTCTCGATCGCGACGTCGGTCAAGCCCGAGATCCTGCTCATCGACGAGGCGCTGTCGGTCGGCGACGAGGTCTTCAAGCGCCGCAGCGACGAGCGGATCCGAGAGCTGCAGGACGCTGCGGGGACGATCTTCGTCGTCAGCCACGGGCTCGAGGGACTCGTCGACACCTGCACGCGGGTGATCTGGCTCGAGAAGGGCCAGTTGGTCGCGGACGGCGATCCGCGGACGGTCGTCGACCGCTACCGCACCGAGATGGCCAGCGAGATCCGTCGTGACAAGAAGCGGCGCGGCAAGGGTCGTGGTGCCCGCGGCAACGGTGGTGGCGGACGCGGCCAGGGGCGCAACGGCCGCGGCGGGGGCCAGCGAGGCAACCGGCGGGGTGGCGGCCAGGGGAGCAACGACCAGAACGGCGCGCAGGCCGGCGCTCGGCAGGACACCGGTGGCCGGGCGGGGGACGAGCAGGGAGGCGATGTCGCCCAGCCCGCCGTCGACGGCGCGGCCGGCGGCGCCCCGGAGGGTGGCCGCGGCGCCTGA
- a CDS encoding TIGR03089 family protein, protein MDRSASAVTLARVVEERTRTLRDRPLLTVYDDRTGARTELSYATADNWAAKTAHLLAEDVDVRPGDTVLLDVDGHWTAAVLTLACWKLGAAVMPEIAGTPRTDATAVCCHTSRLDRHPRGPVVVVGDGLRAEPVEPLQPRDGLVVLGEDVHAYADEYDDQAVHPASPALVTTADRRDQADVLAGAGRWRGRLGESARVGLAAPLDSAAGIEVLAGVVLAGGSLVGARSDDAAPPWRRWVTERVTAAVVAPDALSDAPAGIDTVELDP, encoded by the coding sequence ATGGACCGATCAGCCAGCGCAGTGACCCTCGCGCGCGTCGTGGAGGAACGCACGCGCACGTTGCGGGACCGGCCGCTGCTGACGGTCTACGACGACCGGACAGGTGCCCGCACGGAGTTGTCGTACGCGACCGCGGACAACTGGGCCGCCAAGACCGCCCACCTGCTCGCGGAGGACGTCGACGTGCGGCCGGGCGACACGGTGCTGCTGGACGTCGACGGCCACTGGACGGCAGCGGTGCTCACCCTCGCCTGCTGGAAGCTGGGTGCCGCCGTCATGCCCGAGATCGCCGGCACACCACGGACCGACGCGACGGCGGTGTGCTGCCACACGTCCCGGCTCGACCGACATCCCCGCGGGCCCGTCGTGGTCGTGGGCGACGGGTTGCGCGCCGAACCGGTGGAGCCACTACAGCCGCGGGACGGTCTGGTGGTGCTCGGCGAGGACGTGCACGCCTATGCCGACGAGTACGACGACCAGGCGGTGCATCCCGCGTCACCGGCTCTGGTGACCACGGCAGATCGCCGTGACCAGGCCGACGTCCTCGCGGGAGCGGGCCGGTGGCGGGGACGGCTCGGCGAGAGCGCCCGGGTAGGTCTGGCCGCGCCGCTCGACAGCGCTGCGGGCATCGAGGTCCTGGCCGGCGTGGTGCTGGCGGGCGGGAGCCTGGTCGGCGCACGGTCCGACGACGCCGCGCCGCCATGGCGGCGCTGGGTGACCGAGCGGGTCACCGCCGCTGTGGTGGCACCCGACGCGCTGTCGGACGCCCCGGCAGGGATCGACACGGTCGAGCTCGACCCGTAA
- a CDS encoding acyl-CoA dehydrogenase family protein, with protein sequence MADGFVLTEEHLAFRDVVREICADRIAPRAAEIDRSGEFPSDVAKTLADNGLLGLHVPTEYGGSGADTLTFCLLVEEVARVCASSSVIPLVQKLGSMPLLMAASHEQKQRWFPAIASGEDLISYCISEAEAGSDPASMRTTAVRDGDDWVLNGTKTWISMASASQAFTVLAKTDPDAGARGVSAFYVRHDDPGFSVGRAEDKLGIKGSPTCQVHFDDCRIPGDRLLGEQDRGFFYAMQAFDHTRLVVGAQAVGIAQGAIDAASAYVAQRRQFGRPVGAFQGVQFKLADMVTETAAARQLVYTAAAKADRGDDDLTLYSSMAKLKAGDVAMAVTTDAVQLHGGYGYTKDYPVERFMRDAKITQIYEGTQEIQRVVIARQVLGRLS encoded by the coding sequence ATGGCCGACGGCTTCGTACTGACCGAGGAGCATTTGGCGTTCCGCGACGTGGTCCGCGAGATCTGTGCTGACCGGATCGCCCCGCGGGCGGCGGAGATCGACCGGAGCGGTGAGTTCCCGAGCGACGTCGCCAAGACGCTGGCCGACAACGGGTTGCTGGGCCTGCACGTCCCCACCGAGTACGGCGGGTCGGGCGCGGACACGCTCACGTTCTGCCTGCTGGTCGAGGAGGTCGCGCGGGTCTGCGCGTCGTCATCGGTGATCCCGCTCGTGCAGAAGCTGGGCAGCATGCCGCTGCTCATGGCCGCCAGCCACGAGCAGAAGCAGCGCTGGTTCCCGGCCATCGCCTCCGGCGAGGACCTGATCAGCTACTGCATCTCGGAGGCCGAGGCGGGCTCGGATCCCGCATCGATGCGCACGACCGCCGTGCGTGACGGGGACGACTGGGTGCTCAACGGCACCAAGACGTGGATCTCGATGGCGTCGGCGTCGCAGGCGTTCACCGTGCTGGCGAAGACCGATCCCGACGCGGGTGCACGCGGGGTCAGCGCATTCTACGTCCGTCACGACGACCCGGGATTCTCGGTCGGCAGGGCCGAGGACAAGCTGGGCATCAAGGGATCGCCGACCTGCCAGGTGCACTTCGACGACTGCCGCATCCCCGGCGACCGCCTCCTCGGCGAGCAGGACCGGGGCTTTTTCTACGCGATGCAGGCGTTCGACCACACCCGGCTGGTCGTCGGCGCGCAGGCGGTCGGCATCGCCCAGGGCGCCATTGACGCGGCGAGCGCCTACGTCGCCCAGCGGAGGCAGTTCGGCCGGCCGGTCGGCGCGTTCCAGGGCGTGCAGTTCAAGCTCGCCGACATGGTCACCGAGACGGCCGCCGCGCGCCAGTTGGTCTACACGGCCGCCGCGAAGGCCGACCGCGGCGACGACGACCTGACGCTGTACAGCTCGATGGCCAAGCTCAAGGCGGGCGATGTCGCGATGGCCGTGACCACCGACGCCGTGCAGCTCCACGGCGGCTACGGCTACACGAAGGACTACCCGGTCGAGCGCTTCATGCGGGACGCCAAGATCACCCAGATCTACGAGGGCACCCAGGAGATCCAGCGCGTGGTCATCGCACGTCAGGTGCTGGGGCGCCTCTCGTGA
- a CDS encoding LCP family protein — MRKDSGWLPSAGPPPRRRRVATVLRRSLLVAVCFALGVALALGALVWQGRHELIGTQISLDTLGQPPVSEGPSEPQGLSGARTVLLVGDDSGEDLSQGFRNLGAGEREGHRTDTIMVLRIDPQGGKVTGINFPRDLLVTLCDGSRQRINAAWYVGGPDCLVETVRDFAGLQIDHYVQVNFEGFVKIVDAVGGVEMYLEEPMQDSKAHVDLPRGCVSLDGRDALGFVRSRMDNDFGRIARQQRFLKELADRATSVSVLANPVRLFQLVDSVGELLTVDEGLGIGTMREFALTLRDVGAGDISMGTIPTVTDSSTGAYYEIPVESGTRELLQAFERDELAQYLGDAPVDEPQPSESAAPEPKIPVDDLSPVTVLNASNITGLAASTAEVLAEAGMTVAMVGDADRPEPAGVVITYPPGKLSEAQSLRMAAFPDATLELGDESETLTVIVDSDLDPDLIDVVGAEEDEKSPQERQTAPPRPEYINADVDTVDRC; from the coding sequence ATGCGAAAGGACAGTGGGTGGCTTCCTTCAGCCGGCCCACCACCTCGTCGTCGCCGCGTCGCGACGGTGCTGCGGCGCAGCCTACTCGTGGCCGTCTGCTTCGCTCTCGGCGTCGCCCTGGCGCTCGGAGCGCTGGTCTGGCAGGGCCGTCACGAGCTGATCGGCACCCAGATCTCGCTGGACACGCTGGGACAGCCTCCCGTGTCGGAGGGCCCCTCGGAGCCGCAGGGCCTCAGCGGGGCGCGGACCGTGCTGCTGGTGGGCGACGACTCGGGCGAGGATCTCAGCCAGGGCTTCCGCAACCTGGGTGCCGGTGAGCGGGAGGGTCACCGCACCGACACGATCATGGTGCTGCGCATCGATCCACAGGGCGGGAAGGTCACCGGCATCAACTTCCCGCGCGACCTGCTGGTCACGCTCTGCGACGGCTCGCGCCAGCGGATCAACGCCGCCTGGTACGTGGGTGGACCGGACTGCCTGGTCGAGACGGTACGTGACTTCGCCGGCCTGCAGATCGACCACTACGTCCAGGTCAACTTCGAGGGGTTCGTCAAGATCGTCGATGCGGTCGGGGGCGTGGAGATGTACCTCGAGGAGCCGATGCAGGACAGCAAGGCGCACGTCGACCTGCCGCGCGGCTGCGTCTCGCTCGACGGCCGCGATGCACTGGGCTTCGTGCGCAGCCGCATGGACAACGACTTCGGACGCATCGCGCGTCAGCAGCGGTTCCTGAAGGAGCTCGCCGACCGGGCCACGAGCGTCAGCGTGCTGGCCAACCCCGTGCGGCTGTTCCAGCTCGTCGACAGCGTGGGCGAGCTGCTGACGGTCGACGAGGGCCTGGGCATCGGGACCATGCGGGAGTTTGCGCTCACGCTGCGCGATGTCGGCGCCGGCGACATCAGCATGGGCACGATTCCGACGGTGACCGACAGCAGCACGGGTGCCTACTACGAGATCCCGGTCGAGAGCGGAACCCGTGAGCTCCTGCAGGCGTTCGAGCGGGACGAGCTGGCGCAGTATCTCGGCGACGCGCCGGTCGACGAGCCCCAGCCGTCGGAGTCGGCCGCGCCCGAGCCGAAGATCCCCGTCGACGATCTCTCGCCGGTGACCGTGCTCAACGCATCGAACATCACAGGACTGGCGGCCAGCACGGCCGAGGTGCTCGCCGAGGCAGGGATGACCGTCGCCATGGTCGGCGACGCCGACCGCCCGGAGCCGGCCGGCGTCGTGATCACCTACCCGCCGGGCAAGTTGAGCGAGGCGCAGTCGCTGCGCATGGCCGCGTTCCCCGACGCGACGCTCGAGCTGGGCGACGAGTCGGAGACGCTCACGGTGATCGTCGACAGCGATCTCGACCCAGACCTCATCGACGTCGTCGGGGCAGAAGAGGACGAGAAGTCACCACAGGAGCGTCAGACCGCGCCGCCCCGCCCCGAGTACATCAACGCCGACGTTGACACCGTCGACCGCTGCTGA